The Zalophus californianus isolate mZalCal1 chromosome 8, mZalCal1.pri.v2, whole genome shotgun sequence genome has a segment encoding these proteins:
- the LOC113937674 gene encoding L-lactate dehydrogenase A-like 6A, whose protein sequence is MSWAVGVLRAGRRVGAGRVTSSCLCRPAGLPLTGAWAVTAVSKMATVRCELIKNFTSEEAVHHNKVSIIGTGSVGMACAISILLRGLTDELALVDVNEDKLKGETMDLQHGSPFLKMPTIVSSKDYLVTANSRLVVITAGARQEKGETRLNLVQRNVDIFKLMISSITQYSPRCKMIVVSNPVDILTYVTWKLSEFPQNRVIGSGCNLDTARFRFLIGQKLGIHSESCHGWVLGEHGDSSVPVWSGVNIAGVPLKNLNSDIGTDQDPEQWKNVHKDVIASAYEIIKMKGYTSWAIGLSVADLTESILKNLRRVHPVSTIIKGLYGIHEEVFLSVPCILGESGIADLIKVKLTSEEQACLKKSAETLWEIQKELKL, encoded by the coding sequence ATGAGTTGGGCTGTGGGAGTCCTGCGGGCCGGCCGGAGAGTGGGCGCTGGGAGAGTGACTTCGTCGTGTCTCTGCCGGCCGGCGGGCCTCCCGCTCACGGGCGCCTGGGCGGTCACCGCCGTGTCCAAGATGGCAACCGTCAGGTGTGAGCTTATCAAGAATTTCACTTCCGAGGAGGCCGTTCATCACAACAAGGTCTCCATTATAGGAACCGGATCAGTTGGCATGGCCTGTGCTATCAGCATCCTGTTAAGGGGCTTGACCGATGAACTTGCCCTTGTGGATGTTAATGAAGACAAACTGAAGGGTGAGACCATGGATCTTCAACATGGCAGCCCTTTCTTGAAAATGCCGACTATTGTGTCCAGCAAAGATTACCTTGTCACTGCAAACTCCAGACTCGTGGTCATCACAGCAGGGGCACGCCAGGAAAAAGGGGAGACACGCCTTAATTTAGTCCAGCGAAATGTGGACATCTTTAAATTAATGATTTCCAGCATCACCCAGTATAGCCCTCGCTGCAAAATGATTGTTGTTTCCAATCCAGTGGATATATTAACTTATGTGACCTGGAAGTTGAGTGAATTTCCCCAAAACCGTGTCATTGGAAGTGGTTGTAATCTGGACACTGCCCGTTTCCGTTTCTTGATTGGGCAGAAGCTTGGTATCCACTCTGAAAGCTGTCATGGGTGGGTCCTTGGAGAGCATGGAGACTCGAGTGTTCCTGTGTGGAGTGGAGTGAACATCGCTGGTGTCCCTCTGAAGAATCTGAACTCAGATATAGGAACTGATCAAGATCCTGAGCAGTGGAAGAATGTCCACAAAGATGTGATTGCTAGTGCCTATGAGattattaaaatgaaaggttATACTTCTTGGGCCATTGGCCTTTCTGTAGCTGATTTAACAGAAAGTATTTTGAAGAATCTTAGAAGAGTGCATCCGGTTTCCACCATAATTAAGGGTCTCTATGGGATACATGAAGAAGTATTCCTCAGTGTTCCATGTATTTTGGGAGAGAGTGGTATTGCAGACCTTATAAAGGTAAAGCTGACCTCTGAAGAACAGGCTTGTCTGAAGAAGAGTGCAGAAACACTTTGGGAAATCCAGAAGGAGCTCAAGCTTTAA